ggtaacatgcaacacttcatttattaggctatagactcatcttgtcttgatatgtgtgatgttactcataataatagtaactagctatgttagcACATTCCtctatttcttcatttattgcttgccacatcatctattttatctagatatgtgtgatgttactatctatgttactcccaccCACCGTGGGTAGTCTAATTGCAGTGACTTACATTATAGGAATTCCTGGATTTCGTTAGGTGCCTAATGCActtggacagagggagtagtacatgtATATATACACATGTTGAGGAAGATGTAGGGCCGCGATCCACTACTATGAAAAGTCAGTAAATCAATGGCACGCGTTGTTGTTTATGGGAACTTCTGACAATCTCTCTGTTTCCTCCAAAGTCCAAACCATCTCATTTTTAATATGGAAAGTATATATATACATATCGAGGAAGCAGAGGCCGGTTGCCTTCCTTCTGAAAACGCATCGGGGCCACCGGATAGAATACGCGtcccaacaacaacaaaaaaaagtcCCGTACGTGGCGACGAGCCCCTGTGTTAAAATTCGAGCAGTAGAGGCGGGGAGAAGGGGGGACAGCGGACAGCGAGGCTTTTGCCCCACTCCGCCCATATAAATCGGTGGCACGCCCGCGGCGTGACTCTACCGTGGACGGTAGTGCTGGTGGAGAACTCGGCAGCGACGCCCTCCCTTCACAAAAGCCCTCTCCCCCAATCCACTGCTCGCCGGGAAATATCTCGCCCTTCTCCGCACGGAAGCCACGTGCTGTGCCGCGGCCTGCgggtgaggacgaggaggaggagcggatGGAGTCGTCTTCGTCGGGCGGCGGTGCCAGCAAGGCGCGGcggagcggcagcggcggcggcggcagcgacccCTTCGacatccccggcaagggcgccccCGTCGAGCGCCTCAAAAAATGGAGGGTGAGCCGCGCCGCTCCTCCTTCGCTAGCTGTTTTTTTCCTCACATGTTTCGGCTCGTGAGAGCGGGCGGCGGCGAGTTTTGGGTGGTGGTTTGCTCGAGTGCTCGCCCGTTTTGGGAACTTGGGGTTTTCCGCTGCCCGTTTCCACCAACAGATTTGCGTAGTTTTTGCAGGATTCCATGCCGCCGCGCCTAGGGTTTTTGAATTCCAGATATATCGCTAGCTCCTGTTTTTTTCAGAGGCAAGCTAGTTCCCGGTCTCCGAGTTTAGGGTTCAGAGTCCCGCGGTTTTGCCTCCGCATTCCGGGGTCGGGCCTGAATCTGTACACGATTAGGTGGATTTCCACACACTTGATGCTTGTTTGGGAGACGAGAGTGGGGTTTTCTCCTTCCGACGCTTCCGTTCCCATGCTATTTTTTTCCCTTTCGCATCCGTGCTTGCCTTCAGATTCAGGACTCACTAGCTTCCATTTCCCCTTCAATTCTATTTTAAGAGATAAATATCCCCTTCCACCGGGTGGATTTCTTCAGTCGGCCGCTTTGTTCTTCGATTCGATTTCGCGTGCGGCCGGAGGGCGCAGAGCCCACCGAGCCATTTGTTTGGGTTTGATTCAGGGTGGCTTCGCTTTCCTGTTTCGGAATTGATTCGCGCTTCCACTGGCTTTGCGCTGTGCGCTCAATGCTTTCGAATTGTTCTGTCGCCTTTGACGCCGGCTGTGAAGTTGCGTTACATTTGGGCTGCCCTTCCCTTTCTCTGAGATACGCTTCGCTTTTGCATTTTTCTTCAGAATACTGCCGATTCCTTAGAACCCTGTAGATGAATGCGCATTATAATATTCTGGATAGGTGGAGTGGAGCAGCCACGCGTCGAACCGTGGCAGTGCTTGCCGACGTGCTAGTCTCGGGAGTATTCCCGCAGATTAGTATTGTTCTGACGTCTTGAATTTGATAATACTAGTCATACCTAGGCTTGACTCACCGGTATGGTCCGAGACTTCTGCGGATGAAGTAGTATTTAATTTAATGTTCAGAGTGGCTACATTTGCGTCATCCATGTCGGCAAGCAGTCCTTGAGCTTTTGCAAGCATGCCCGAATTCACAATGTTCGCAATTCCGTATATACACTGTTCATTCATTTAGTACTCCCAAATACCACTCGAAAACGACGCAATCTGTTGTTATCATGTGCTATTCCTCCAGATTTGCTTTGCGATTGTCTTTTCATAAAGCTCTATTATATTCGGGACCGGTGGCCCGCAACTGTCGGATCTCATTCAGAAGTTTTATTAGAACAGGAAATATTAGCTGGAACTTGTTGAAATATGTGGTTGTAGGTTGGTTTGATCCCCACCCGGGGCCCTTGCAGCCAGGTGCAGAAGTGGTTGCTGGCCATTAGGGCTGCCAGCAATTTTAGTTATTTTGAAAATTAATCTTTTGCACGGGAGTATTGTGTTTGCATCTAACTAACAACTTCAAGGAGTGGAGATGGCAAATTTATAGTTGTGTCCGATAATATAGTTGTATCAGGTCTCCTTCAAACTTGGAGTTTCTGACACAATGTTTAGTCTGTAGTTTAATTTTGCAGTATGCTGCACAAAGTTTGTGCTGATGGCGCAACCTTTTACTTAACTCTAATGCGTCTCTTTCTCTTGATGAAATACTATGCCAAGATTTAAGCCATTGCTAGCGCAATGTGGCCTTTGCTGGGTGCTGTCAGTAACTGGAGCTTCTTTTCTTAGGAGGCTGGACACATTGTTTCTTACTGCTGTTGATTGAGTGCTGATCTTTTAGACTGTTCTGAATATAATCCCTTTGATTTTGTCCACTGCAGCAAGCAGCTCTTGTCCTGAATGCATCAAGGCGATTCAGGTACACATTGGACTTGAAAAAAGAGGCGCAAAAGGAGGAAGTCATAAGAAAAATTCGTGCACAAGCTCATGTTATCAGGGTATTGCATCGTCATGTTTTCTCTTTGTTTCATTTAGCTGATTAGTTGATTTATGCTGATTTTTTCTTATTTCCTTCTTTAGGCCGCATTCCGTTTCAAAGAAGCAGCTCGAGTCGGTACGACTACAAAGGATGCACCAGGTAATTTCCTTTCTCACCTACCCAGTCCTTCCTGTGCTCTGTACAATCGTCGTTTGGGTTTGCTCTTTTGAGCATTCTAAGCAGACAATTTATTAATGCTTTGTAGGAACTTGCTAATATGTAATATATCATTTGATAGTGGTCATCTGAATTCGGATTGAATTCAGACTATAATCATGGGATGTGCAGATCAGTTTCATGAAATTCTGATAGGATTTCTTGGATGATGATTTTTGCAGAAGCTCATGCCGATGGTGCTCTTGGCTTTGGAATTAAAGAAGACCAGCTTACAGCACTGACCAGAGATCATAACTACTCTGCTCTACAGCAGTATGAAGGGGTGAGCTTATTCTGTTGTCAGTGTGCTTCACACTTTCCTGTCATAGTTTGCGTCTTGTAACCTTCCCTACAGATTTCAGGGCTAGCAAATATGCTAAAGACAGATATTGACAAGGGGATCAGTGGAGAGGAGTCCGATATTGATGCGAGAAAGAATGCATTCGGGGCGAACACATACCCTCGCAAGAAAGGAAGAAGCTTTTTGGTATGAGATTGTTCTCTTATATTAGTATGGCAATTGCTGTCTTCTGTCTGGAGGCTCATTTGGTGTGTTCTCACTGTTATTTAGGCCTTTGTGTGGGATGCTTGTAAAGATTTGACACTCATCATCCTCATGGTCGCCGCTGCGGTTTCATTGGCCTTGGGCATATATACAGAGGTGTGTGTTGGATCTTTAGTTCATCTGTTATTTACCTCTGCATGTTGATCCAGCATCATTCCTCATACTGTTTGCAATTTTCATGACTTGTAGCTTGTAACCAAAACATGTTGCATCATTAGTCCAGCATCATGCCTTGTACTGTATGCAATTTTCATGACTTATAGTACGGAAGCAAAACCGTAGTTGTAACTTATTTTCATTTAGATTTTTCTCTTTGCTCAGCTGGTTACCATTAACTAGATGGTTCATCACCATTCTTGTGTCTGGTTATATGAGTGTATGACTCCCATTACAACTTTTTCTGGTTTCTAGGGGATAAAAGAAGGGTGGTATGATGGGGCCAGCATTGGTTTTGCTGTACTCCTTGTTATTTTTGTTACAGGTATGCCACCACAACCATCTTTCCTGTTTCTGGTTATTTCTGTGAGCAATTATAATAATATCAACGTTTAGTCTGTCCTTTAACTTGCACCGTCAGCGTCTAAATTCCTGAAACTTATCTTAGACATGTTACTTGGCATTTATTATTAACGTTTCACAATGTTGTCCAGCTACCAGTGACTACAAGCAATCGTTGCAGTTCCAAAACTTGAATGAGGAGAAACAGAACATTCAATTGGAGGTTAAAATTTTAGACTCATAATTTTATAAATTGTTTATTCTTCCCGAATAATGTCTCAGATGTTCTCGTTCAGGTTGTGAGAGGTGGAAGGCGAATCAAGGTATCAATTTTTGATTTGGTTGTTGGAGATGTGGTGCCCCTCAAGATTGGTGACCAGGTACGAATGCCATTGATCTTTATTTTGGCTGCAAGCAGTTTGGAAATACAAGGTGCTAATCAAATTTCTGTGTCAGGTACCTGCTGATGGAGTCCTTATTAGTGGTCACTCCTTCTCCATAGATGAATCGAGCATGACTGGCGAAAGCAAAATAGTGAGCTACTTTCATACGCGTTTTTTGCCTTTTGGAAATAGTTTAGGTGAAGTCTTAAGCTGACACTGCAAGCTGGTTGTTAATTGAAGGTAAACAAAGACCAGAAGTCACCGTTTATGATGTCCGGTTGCAAAGTCGCCGACGGCTATGGTACAATGCTGGTGAGTCTATCTGTGCCTACCAAATGGAGAAAATGTCTAGCTACTTTCAGCTTCTGAAAATTTTCTGTACTTAGTGATGTGAACTTGGAAGTGCAGTAACCTCAATTTATGTTTTTCCTGTGGGACATAATAGATTTAAGTTATTAATTGGATCTTGCTTGAAACCATTTTACTTACTGGAAAAAAAGAGAAGGTATCGTGATACTATAACTGTTGTGCATTTCTCACATTTAAATACTGGCATCTTTTTGTCATACATAGTGGGCTGGCTAGTCTCTTTTTGGCGAACCTGAGTCAGCCTGGGCTCAAGTGTAGTTGTAAGGGCTCGAGTGTAGTTATTTTTGGGGCGTTGTCGTAACATATGGTCATGACAGAGGGCATTGCAATTGATCATTGATCATGGGGAATCTACTGTATGTTACCCAGGTGACCGCTGTTGGTATTAACACTGAATGGGGTCTGCTGATGGCAAGCATATCTGAAGACTCTGGTGAAGAAACACCACTACAGGTTTGATCCTGTACTTGTTATTAGCCTACGCATGACTCCCATGTGTTAGACATGTTTTTTGATCGTGTGAATTGGCATGATCTTATTTGTTCTGGAGTAGGTTCGCTTGAATGGTGTTGCTACCTTCATTGGAATAATTGGACTTTCTGTTGCTGTTGCTGTTCTTGTTGTCCTCTTGGCCAGGTATATTAATGCATAGTTTATTTTGGTCAACTAGCCCTGTGGCTTATTCCTGTCACCTTGTTTTCTTCTAGGTATATCGATGCATAGTTTAATTTAGCCAACTAGCTTTGTGGCTTATTTCTGTAACCTTGTTTTCTTCTAGGTATTTCACTGGGCATACGTACAATCCGGATGGCTCTCCGCAATATGTGAAAGGAAAGATGGGTGTCGGTGAGACAATACGTGGAGTAGTTAAAATCTTCACAGTGGCGGTAGGTTTTCAATTTAGTCATGACTGCTGATTTGCATTTTACAGTCTGTTATCTTATCATCTTGGGTTGTAATTAGGTCACAATTGTGGTTGTGGCTGTTCCCGAAGGACTACCGTTGGCTGTCACATTGACGTAAGCATAAATTTATTGCGTAATTTTCTTGTAGCATGCTAGCAATCACTTACCCAATGACACTGCATATTTTTGTCAGGCTCGCCTTTTCGATGcgcaaaatgatgagggataaagcTCTGGTATGCTGCTATTGCTTGCTTGTGTTTGTTACTGTGCTGTGTTACTTGTAGTAACAGCCGGTCTCATGCATTCTCAACCATATGTTAACAGGTCAGGAGACTTTCTGCATGCGAGACAATGGGTTCTGCAACAACAATTTGCAGTGACAAGACTGGAACATTAACTCTAAATCAGGTGGAAAGCTCTTTCTTTTTAGCATTGTCCTTGTCTTAATACATGGAAATTCCATGGTAGGATTCATGATTTCTCAAATATGCTTGGGCCTTGACTCCTTTCCACTTTCTTCATTGTCATTATTAAGATGACTGTTGTTGAGGCATACTTTGGTGGTGAGAAGATGGATCCTCCAGATAACACTCAGAAGCTATCTGCTGCTGTATCAACAATGATTATTGAAGGAATTGCTCAGAATACATCTGGAAGCATATTTGAGCCGGAGGTCAGGCTATACTTACAATTTACGTCACATGCACCTTTTCATCCTGGAATCTGAacatctttttcttccttttaacATGTTATGGTTCAGCTGTGTGGCTACTGACTTTTGTTCACTGTCACAGGGTGGTCAAGCTCCAGAGGTGACTGGATCCCCGACTGAAAAGGCTATACTGTCTTGGGGGTTGCAGGTATGGCTTCTCGTAGTAGCGTCAGCCTATATTCTCTGTATCTCCTGCTTGGTAACCATGATCTTTATATTCAACAGCTTGGTATGAAATTCAGTGAAACAAGATCGAAATCCTCCATTCTTCAAGTCTTCCCATTCAATTCAGAGAAAAAGCGAGGCGGAGTTGCAGTGCAAGTGGTAATTCGTTTTTATCTGTAGCAGTGACAATTTCCTTAATTTTTTTATGGTGGATTTATGGTTCTCTTGGCCTCAGCAAAATTACTTGTTTGGCAACTTTGCTTGACATTTTTTCGAAATGTCATGCAAAAAAAATAAATTGATTGCCCTTTCAATGAACCATTGCTGAATTTAATTTGCTATAATAGGCTAAATAGCATCTCCGTCCATCCTATGGGCATGTCTTAATAGTTGTACTGCTAATGGTTTCAGCTGATGAAATTGTACCATTTCTATGATTCTATGTCAGTACCCTTCATTTGTTATATTTGTTTCACACTGTAATCCACACTCAGTGGGCTGTAGGAACAGGTTACTTGTATCTAAGATCATCATTACTCACAATTATGAGTAACGATGTACATCTTTCCTGCTTCCTTAAAGGATCGAACATATTTTTTTGTTGACAAATTAAAATCAAGATAGTTATAGACCTTAATTAATATCTGCTCAATTGGCTGCTATTGTGTTCTCTCCGACCCCTTCAAATAATgcttttttttttaaatttctggAGGGTGACTCTGAGGTTCATGTATACTGGAAAGGAGCTGCTGAACTTATTTTGGAGTCATGCACTAGTTGGATTGACAAGGATGGCTCAAAGCAATCAATGACTCCTGAGAAAGTAAACTTCAAATTCTCATCATTTGCTCAAGTACAGTATGGGTGCAACTAACTAACTAGCTAATTACTGTTTAAGGTTGGTGAGTTCAAGAAATTCATTGAAGACATGGCTGTTGCTAGCCTTCGCTGCGTCGCCTTTGCTTACAGACCTTGTGAGATGAGTGATGTTCCAAAGGAGGACCAGAGGGCTGACTGGGTATTACCTGAGGATAACTTGATTATGCTTGGCATTGTAGGAATAAAGGTAAGCAGCAATCCTGCATTTTGAACTACGAGCCATGATTATtaatggggtattattattttgatAGCTTATCACTCCTTGATGTTGTGATTAGTGGTTGAGACTCGTGTCATTGTTTGCGTTTGCGTATGTGCATATTACTGGTTCTGTCATTGTGTGTGTTTGCATACATGCATATTACTAGTTCTACTggcattgctctctctctctctgtctctctccctcagACCCTCTGTATCCAATTTGTTTGCACTAAACTGTTCGTCTGGATAAGTACTACTCATATCTCAAACAAGTGCATGCTAAAATCATGAGTAAAAGCTATAGAAAAAGAAATACTGTTGGACATCTGTTAGCTGCTCTTTAGACACAGAACCATCAGGATTGCTCCTACCTTTGATGGTAGTAATGCAGAAACCTGTACTAGTAACAATAATAACATTTCTAGTGATAATAACATTTTTGCCACATGCATGAGATCATTACCTTATATTTCTTGCCTAATGTTTTTTGCAACATTtattgaaattttgcatgcacaagaAGCATGGGCTACTACCAAATCTGTAAGCGATACCAACATATGTAGAACTTGCATGAGTACATTCTCTTTTATTTCTTGCTTAGTGATTTACTGTTAACATTTACTGACATGTAGTAGCAGCCTTTATAAGTCATGAACCATTTAGACCTTCATTGGTTTGCAAGAATTTACAACCAATTCACTTTGCAGGATCCCTGCCGCCCAGGAGTTCAAGATTCTATTCGCTTGTGTGCTGCAGCTGGCATTAAGGTATTTCTTATATTCTTGTGTGAGTCAGTACGCTTGTTTCTGCCATATCTTAGTAACTGTATACAATGAAGAATAGACGGTTGGACGAGTTCCATAACTTTGTTTTGTACTAGCTATGTTAGCCAAGTGTTTTTCAGGGTCACTTGTATTGAGTTTAATTTTTGAATGTCTAGGTCCGCATGGTCACCGGGGATAACCTTCAAACCGCCAGAGCGATTGCCTTGGAATGTGGTATTCTTACTGATCCTAACGTATCAGAGCCAACCATCATTGAAGGGAAGACCTTCCGGGAGTTGTCAGATTTGGAAAGGGAGGAAGTCGCCGACAAAATCTCTGTATGTTTATTCCCCTCAATTGCTTGCATCTTGTTGATTTCAGTGGATAAAACCTATAAGTAGATTACAACCTTGTAAGAAACTACAGTGCTTCTTTCTGTGATTTCTTGTTCCCTGCAAGATTACATGAACCTGGGAGGTGTGATGTATGAGACCAAAAGCCAACAGAATGATCAACTGCTGCGATGTAGTATTCGATATGATTTGCATCAGTGGTGTAGGAATCAACCAAACTTTTGTTTGGTGCACACTTTCTAATTACCTAATTCTCCTGGTATCCATTTTTCTTGTTATGGGGTTATGTTGTTTTGATTTTGTCTATGCGCCCCATCATGTGCTAAACTGTTAGATATGCAGAAATATAGAACACAGAAATATGAGTGAACAAGGTTTTTTTCCCCATGAATAAAACTATTGTGCTATCTTGTCTTAATTTGATGTTTCCTTATATTTAGTTTATACCAATTGCTTTATGTTTTGCATATCATTTCTACTTTGCCCTTTCATTGAGTGTACTCTATACATTGTTACAGGTTATGGGGAGGTCTTCACCGAACGATAAGCTTCTACTTGTTAAGGCACTCAGAAACAGAGGTCATGTTGTCGCTGTAACTGGTGATGGCACAAACGATGCCCCAGCACTGCATGAGGTTTGTGAATTGCTATTCATCATTTTGTTTTGCATCAAGCTGTTGAAGCTATCTTCAGGACATGTTCAAGAACCACCATCCGGTAGTACTTACACAATTTTGAATTCATAGGCCGACATTGGTCTCTCAATGGGCATCCAGGGAACTGAAGTTGCCAAGGAGAGTTCTGATATTATTATCTTGGATGACAATTTTGCGACACTCGTGAGGGTATGTATATTGTGTCCTCTTATTTTACTGCTTTTTAGCTGAAATTGTATTCTCTAGGGCGACATCTGATATTTGTTTCTGGATTTAGGTTGTCAGATGGGGACGTTCAGTTTATGCAAACATCCAGAAATTCATTCAGTTCCAGCTGACTGTCAACGTTGCAGCCTTGATAATTAATGTAGTTTCTGCTGTCAGTTCTGGTGACGTGCCACTGAATGCTGTCCAGGTTCGAATTCTTAAATATGTTGTGCCTGGAAACTTCCAGATCACCGGACAAAGTTTTTCTCAAGATATATTGTGTAAAGTTCAATTGTGGGTCGTGTATTTCTACGTCTCACTGTAGTTCGTTTAAGGGTATTTTCTTTGTGCTGGTATTCTGAACCAGTTATAAGATACACGAATTGCTCATACCAGTTTCTGTAATGATGGGTGATATTTGTATGCTTTTGCCTCCCTTGTTTACAGTTGCTCTGGGTTAATCTAATCATGGACACACTGGGAGCGCTTGCATTGGCGACTGAGCCACCAAACAACCATCTTATGCAGAGACCACCAGTTGGGCGGAGGTTTGTTCTCTTGTGCTATTGTTGCTCAAATATCTTCCTTTGTTTCGGCATAATTTAAGCTCACTTATCTGGCAAACTTCATGGATTGGAAGTGATTTGCCAATATCTTCCATTCCGCAATTAAGTGCCAACATAGTTTGCTTTCTGCATGCTGAATCTGTCCCGACCTTGTTGTTTGCAGGGAGCCTTTGATAACAAATATCATGTGGAGAAACTTGCTCATAATGGTATGCTGTATATGCACTTTACTTTACTCTTCATATCTGTGGCCATTCTGCTGCCTAACGAATTGTTTCTTCAGGCTTTCTATCAAGTTGCAATCCTCCTTACTCTCACCTTCAAGGGCCTGACCCTTCTACGGTTGGAACATGACAACCCAGCACATGCTGAAATTCTGAAAAATACCTTCATATTCAACACATTTGTTCTCTGTCAAGTGAGTCATTGGCTTTTGCTCTAGTCTGACTCGGAAATACCTACAGTTGATTTGGTGGGGTTAAACTTAACCCGCAATCTTGTCTTCTGCAGGTGTTCAGTGAGTTCAACGCTCGGAAACCAGATGAGCTGAATATTTTCAAGGGTATTGCAGGGAACAAACTCTTCATTGCCATTATAGCCATAACGGTTGTTCTCCAGGTAAGAAAAGGGCGCAGAAGTTGTTTTTGTGCGGTTCTGTATGCCACATGAAGTGATCTCGGTTTTGCTATTGTCACTTGCTCATTCCTGTATTATATATGTGCAGGTGCTTATCATCGAGTTCCTTGGCAAGTTCACGACAACAGTCAGGTTGAGCTGGCAGCTGTGGTTGGTGTCCATAGGTCTTGCTTTTGTCAGGTACAAGTTCTGTTTAGTTTATGAAACAGAACATATATATCTTTGTACCCCCGTTTAAAACTTTAGCTGATGGGATCTTCCTCTTCTTTGCTCAGCTGGCCGTTGGCACTGGTAGGAAAGCTTATCCCTGTTCCAGACCGTCCGTTCTTAGACATGTTCACTTGCTGCTGCCCAGGGAAGAAAGAGGGTATGTTTCACATCGCGTGCTTTCTTTTCTTGCCTAGGCTCGACCTCATGTTGCCATTGTTGGCCCACTATCCTTGCAtatctttctttgttttgttttgtgaaaAACTGTTCTTGCATATCTGCTCCTCCGTTGATCGTGCCCCTCACATGACTTCTATGTTGTGCAGCTGATGATGGGAAGGAAGACAGTGGTGTGAAGAACATCGAGGTGGTGTGAAGTGATGGGCTGACATCGAGGAGGACCTTTGCAGTTTTTGCTTGGAGCTTTTAACATGATCGGGGCTGTAATTATCTGGTGATTTGGATTTGTAAATACACTAGGTTTGGAGTGGATATTAGGTCTCTCACTTTTGGAGATTTGATTTGCCACGCTATCTTTAACATCACGCCTGACCCTGGCCACTGGTGGCTGACTTGGAAGCTGGAATTTAGCTTAAAATGGATGTTGGAACTTGGAAGGAGCACTAACAGTTTGTCTTCTGTTGCTTTTCCATTTCGTTTATTAATCTGCTCTGCCATTTCTGTGCACATTGTTTTCTTTGTGGCGGTGCATCGTCCTGTGAGAGCTGGGTCAGGATAACTTGCAGTAGTAAAACTATTTCAAAACCTCAGTGTTGTCAAAACCGGAACGAATCAATCAATTCTGAGTTGATGGTTCTAAGTTCTAACCACTTGTGCCTTGGCGATAAAGCTATCCTGCATTTGCTATGTTAGTGTGTTATGGTGCTCGTTCGAAGTAACACGGCGGGAGTAGGTATATGTGCTGGGTTTGTTGGGTTTGGAGGTACACGTGGTACGCCACACACGTTGAAAATTGAGTTGGAATCATGTGTCATGAGCACATATGTTGGTTCGTCTTGGCGTTCCGTGTAGGGATTTTCTCTTTCCCGTGCTGTTGACACACACTCGGTCGGGATACTTTTGTCAACCTTTTTGTTCACACATGTGCAGCATTGTAGGCGTGTTCCTTGTTCTGCTCACGGGTGAGAACTGTGAATGACAGCAGAACAAGATCAATGAATCTACAGTGTCTGTTGAAGAAGTTGCCATGAGGCGATGCAGACAACTGACGAGATCGACGACTTTACGTTGAGTAATCCACGGAGAAAAGAGACCAATGTATGCAGCGTAGCAGCCGGATCCCGCAGCAGTTGTTGATGTTCTAACGCCTCGAGGTTCTTTTCGACAAGGAAAAAGATGAAGATTGGAGGCCAGCTCGACATCTGTTGTGGTCACACTTCTGTTGTTTCTCCGGTCTACCCGAATAACAATAAATGCAGTGCTCGTCCTTATCCGAACATTAACATAGTTTTGGCCCTTTTATGTACAAATTCCTGGCTCAGCAAACGAGGTAGCGATGGCTATTCCTGCCAGTTTGGCTCATTCCGAAACGTTTTGGCTTGTGATCCTTGATCCATTCGGATGGAAGATAAGGTTGAG
This region of Triticum aestivum cultivar Chinese Spring chromosome 2D, IWGSC CS RefSeq v2.1, whole genome shotgun sequence genomic DNA includes:
- the LOC123054383 gene encoding calcium-transporting ATPase 5, plasma membrane-type encodes the protein MESSSSGGGASKARRSGSGGGGSDPFDIPGKGAPVERLKKWRQAALVLNASRRFRYTLDLKKEAQKEEVIRKIRAQAHVIRAAFRFKEAARVGTTTKDAPEAHADGALGFGIKEDQLTALTRDHNYSALQQYEGISGLANMLKTDIDKGISGEESDIDARKNAFGANTYPRKKGRSFLAFVWDACKDLTLIILMVAAAVSLALGIYTEGIKEGWYDGASIGFAVLLVIFVTATSDYKQSLQFQNLNEEKQNIQLEVVRGGRRIKVSIFDLVVGDVVPLKIGDQVPADGVLISGHSFSIDESSMTGESKIVNKDQKSPFMMSGCKVADGYGTMLVTAVGINTEWGLLMASISEDSGEETPLQVRLNGVATFIGIIGLSVAVAVLVVLLARYFTGHTYNPDGSPQYVKGKMGVGETIRGVVKIFTVAVTIVVVAVPEGLPLAVTLTLAFSMRKMMRDKALVRRLSACETMGSATTICSDKTGTLTLNQMTVVEAYFGGEKMDPPDNTQKLSAAVSTMIIEGIAQNTSGSIFEPEGGQAPEVTGSPTEKAILSWGLQLGMKFSETRSKSSILQVFPFNSEKKRGGVAVQVGDSEVHVYWKGAAELILESCTSWIDKDGSKQSMTPEKVGEFKKFIEDMAVASLRCVAFAYRPCEMSDVPKEDQRADWVLPEDNLIMLGIVGIKDPCRPGVQDSIRLCAAAGIKVRMVTGDNLQTARAIALECGILTDPNVSEPTIIEGKTFRELSDLEREEVADKISVMGRSSPNDKLLLVKALRNRGHVVAVTGDGTNDAPALHEADIGLSMGIQGTEVAKESSDIIILDDNFATLVRVVRWGRSVYANIQKFIQFQLTVNVAALIINVVSAVSSGDVPLNAVQLLWVNLIMDTLGALALATEPPNNHLMQRPPVGRREPLITNIMWRNLLIMAFYQVAILLTLTFKGLTLLRLEHDNPAHAEILKNTFIFNTFVLCQVFSEFNARKPDELNIFKGIAGNKLFIAIIAITVVLQVLIIEFLGKFTTTVRLSWQLWLVSIGLAFVSWPLALVGKLIPVPDRPFLDMFTCCCPGKKEADDGKEDSGVKNIEVV